Proteins encoded in a region of the Micromonas commoda chromosome 10, complete sequence genome:
- a CDS encoding monovalent Cation:Proton antiporter-1 family (sodium ion:proton antiporter; CPA1), translated as MAGSPPDAVGGEAVHVEEHHDNAYEALYFLFLSLCLGAAARGAVRNSRLPYTVALLFVGLAIGFSYSYLDLGVLSNSLDIWVAIGPHTMLSVFLPALVFESAFSLEWHTFRKCAAQVLWLAGPGVLLGTFLMGSLLKATLPYGWGWGSSLMLGSILSATDPVAVVALLKEVGASKRLGHIIEGESLVNDGTAIVVFSLLNQIAKGEDKTPLEIFTFFVWVPVGAVLVGVGIAAGCHAWLGLGAVAGDHIVQISVTLFACYLCFLVAEFEASASGVLACVVLGISIGAFGRGFFTGETEHSLHHFWEMLTFVANTVLFILTGVIIAKTTTEAATDRTLTAHDAGYGLLVYIEVLFARAAVIAVLYPILRKCGYGLTPYDATVCWWGGLRGAVGLALALVV; from the coding sequence atggcgGGTTCGCCTCCCGAcgccgttggcggcgaggctgtTCACGTCGAGGAGCACCACGACAACGCGTACGAGGCTCTGTACTTCCTCTTCCTGTCGCTGTgtctcggcgcggcggcgcggggtgccGTGCGCAACAGCAGGCTGCCCTACACCGTCGCGCTGCTCTTCGTGGGGCTCGCCATAGGGTTCTCGTACTCGTACCTCGACCTCGGGGTGCTCTCCAACTCGCTCGACATATGGGTGGCCATCGGGCCGCACACCATGCTCTCGGTGTTCCTCCCGGCGCTGGTGTTCGAGTCCGCGTTCTCGCTGGAGTGGCACACGTTCAGGAAGTGCGCGGCGCAGGTCCTCTGGCTGGCGGGACCCGGCGTGCTCCTCGGGACCTTCCTCATGGGCAGCCTGCTCAAGGCCACCTTGCCCTACGGCTGGGGCTGGGGCTCGTCGCTGATGCTCGGGTCCATCCTGTCCGCCACGGACCCGGTCGCGGTCGTGGCGCTGCTCAAAGAGGTTGGCGCGTCGAAACGGCTCGGTCACATCATCGAGGGCGAGTCCCTGGTCAACGACGGCACCGCCATCGTCGTCTTCTCGCTCCTCAACCAGATCGCCAAGGGGGAGGACAAGACGCCGCTCGAGATCTTCACGTTTTTCGTGTGGGTGCCGgtgggcgcggtgctcgtgggggtgggcatcgccgcgggctgtCACGCGTGGCTCGGtctcggcgccgtggcggGGGATCACATCGTGCAGATCTCCGTGACGCTCTTCGCGTGTTACCTCTgcttcctcgtcgccgagtttgaggcgtcggcgtcgggggtgcTGGCGTGCGTGGTCCTGGGCATCTCCATCGGGGCGTTCGGCCGAGGTTTCTTCACCGGAGAGACGGAACACTCGCTGCATCACTTCTGGGAGATGCTCACTTTCGTCGCCAACACCGTGCTGTTCATCCTGACCGGCGTCATCATCGCCAAGACcacgacggaggcggcgacggatcgaacgctcaccgcgcacgacgccgggtACGGACTCTTGGTGTACATCGAGGTTCTCTTcgccagggcggcggtcaTAGCCGTGCTATATCCCATCTTGCGCAAGTGCGGGTACGGACTGACGCCGTACGACGCGACGGTGTGCTGGTGGGGCGGCCTGAGGGGCGCGGTGGGtctcgcgctggcgctcgtgGTGA